One genomic window of Punica granatum isolate Tunisia-2019 chromosome 1, ASM765513v2, whole genome shotgun sequence includes the following:
- the LOC116192751 gene encoding aspartic proteinase oryzasin-1-like, giving the protein MKAATVLLVAVAICLWPSSLVPESSAQGLLRVGLKKRNLDLNSINGARITRGPHQSYPRNFGLMGNNVGNSRKADVIYLKNYLDTQYYGEIGIGSPPQRFQVVFDTGSSNLWIPSSKCLFSIACYLHSKYRASLSSTYTKIGIPCKIDYGSGSISGVFSQDHVKLGDFIIKDQEFVEARKEGILPFVVSQFDGVLGLGFQDTSVGQATPLWYNMVQQGHMTDQMFSVWLNRNPTSNTGGEIVFGGLDWRHFRGDHTYFPVNTTGYWQIEVGDILVADDSTGLCERGGCSAIVDTGTSFLAGPTSVVAQINHMIGAEGIVSLKCQKVVSNYGNLIWDYIISGLHPETICSDIGLCFFNETVLSIDTSADSSVPGNALCTFCEMIVFWIQMQIKKQKAKDRIFKYVNELCEKLPDPVRKSFVDCERVAEMPDVTFIIGNKSFPLSPHQYILMVEEKHSTVCISGFVPLDVSHGEGPLWILGDMFIGAYHTVFDFGKLKIGFAKAA; this is encoded by the exons ATGAAGGCGGCTACGGTCCTTCTCGTGGCGGTGGCGATATGCCTCTGGCCGAGCTCTTTAGTCCCCGAGAGTTCGGCACAGGGGCTGCTGAGAGTGGGTTTGAAGAAGCGGAACTTAGACCTGAACAGCATAAATGGTGCGAGGATCACCCGAGGACCGCACCAGTCATATCCGAGAAACTTTGGACTAATGGGGAATAATGTCGGGAACAGTCGGAAGGCAGATGTAATATATCTGAAAAACTACCTCGACACGCAGTACTATGGAGAGATCGGTATTGGCTCACCCCCGCAGAGGTTTCAGGTCGTCTTTGATACCGGGAGCTCAAATCTTTGGATTCCCTCTTCAAAGTGCCTATTTTCG ATTGCTTGCTATCTACATTCTAAATACAGGGCAAGTCTATCAAGTACTTACACCAAGATTG GAATACCGTGCAAGATCGATTATGGGTCTGGTTCGATATCGGGAGTATTCAGTCAAGATCATGTTAAACTGGGTGATTTCATCATCAAAGATCAA GAATTCGTTGAGGCCAGAAAGGAGGGAATTTTACCGTTTGTGGTTTCTCAGTTTGACGGTGTACTCGGCCTTGGATTTCAAGATACTTCTGTTGGGCAAGCCACGCCCTTGTG GTATAATATGGTACAGCAAGGTCATATGACCGATCAAATGTTCTCAGTCTGGTTGAATCGGAACCCCACATCGAACACTGGGGGTGAGATTGTCTTTGGGGGGCTTGACTGGAGGCACTTCAGGGGTGACCATACTTACTTCCCAGTAAATACAACGGGGTACTGGCAG ATCGAGGTCGGAGATATTCTTGTAGCTGATGATTCAACAG GATTGTGTGAGAGAGGAGGCTGCTCTGCAATTGTGGACACTGGCACATCTTTTCTGGCTGGTCCAACT TCTGTTGTGGCCCAAATCAATCACATGATTGGAGCAGAGGGAATCGTGAGCTTGAAATGTCAAAAGGTTGTCTCGAACTACGGGAACCTCATATGGGATTACATAATTTCAGGG TTGCATCCCGAAACAATATGCTCGGATATAGGACTCTGTTTCTTTAATGAGACAGTTCTTAGCATTGACACTTCAGCGGACTCATCGGTTCCTGGCAATGCTCTCTGTACTTTCTGTGAGATGATCGTTTTCTGGATCCAAATGCAAATTAAAAAGCAGAAGGCGAAGGACAGAATATTCAAATACGTCAATGAG CTCTGTGAGAAGCTCCCAGATCCTGTGCGGAAATCATTCGTTGACTGTGAAAGAGTGGCAGAAATGCCCGATGTTACATTCATCATCGGGAATAAgtctttccctctctctcctcatCAG tataTTCTCATGGTCGAAGAGAAACACTCGACTGTCTGCATAAGTGGGTTTGTTCCCCTAGACGTCTCGCATGGGGAGGGTCCTCTCTG GATCCTCGGCGACATGTTTATAGGAGCATACCACACGGTCTTTGATTTCGGTAAACTTAAGATTGGGTTTGCGAAAGCAGCTTAA
- the LOC116189352 gene encoding uncharacterized protein LOC116189352: protein MASWKKTITTPFRKACTFFNNQQQPSTCREKKPQQGNENSVMALQGEVMACGYEDVQVMWSILDKSKAATACNLTS, encoded by the exons ATGGCTTCTTGGAAGAAAACAATCACAACCCCTTTTAGGAAAGCCTGCACTTTCTTTAATAATCAGCAGCAACCCAGCACCTGCAGGGAGAAGAAGCCCCAGCAAG GGAATGAGAACAGTGTCATGGCGCTGCAGGGAGAAGTCATGGCGTGCGGGTACGAGGATGTCCAAGTTATGTGGTCGATCCTCGACAAGTCAAAGGCCGCTACCGCTTGCAATCTCACATCTTGA
- the LOC116203481 gene encoding uncharacterized protein LOC116203481: MSLLAWNCQGIRGELTVRALRLLVQKHRPSIIFLSETKSNSRHCNKIAQRCNLVGIFTIDSSNATGGLCLLWNSELQVTIHKSSPFYIHATIEHPVLPASWILTTVYGPPYSHAKPVFWAELTDIANTIDKPWLIVGDFNEICYASDKIGGRNFTSSFRSFLDTFLSQSGCIDLGFTGNPFTWRNKRMGLAFIRQRLDRALANDDWRTTFPRAGVFHLPQIRSNHNPILLKLWTESANKPKPFRFEEAWTRDHSSTTIVKNAWNKFVPGSKAFQLSSKIKIVKTGLRKWNKDVFGFCDTNIEGIMKKIEEIQTNQTTLETKEEEENLMAELEENLLRKDLIWRQKSRELWLKHGDRNSKFFHLSTVIRRRSNHIATIKGDNGEWCQYQDEIGNYFLKNFQDLFTTSQPTIPDDMEGLINQTITEA, from the coding sequence ATGAGCCTACTAGCCTGGAACTGTCAGGGCATAAGAGGAGAACTGACAGTTCGTGCTCTTCGTCTCCTCGTACAGAAGCATCGACCTAGTATTATATTCCTTTCAGAGACTAAATCTAACTCCAGGCACTGCAACAAAATAGCACAACGGTGTAATCTCGTTGGTATTTTCACGATTGACTCCTCAAATGCTACGGGTGGCTTGTGCCTTCTTTGGAACTCCGAATTACAGGTAACCATTCATAAATCTTCTCCATTCTATATTCATGCTACTATTGAGCATCCTGTTTTGCCCGCCTCTTGGATTCTCACTACGGTTTATGGTCCCCCTTATTCACATGCAAAACCTGTATTCTGGGCTGAATTGACTGATATTGCCAATACAATTGATAAACCGTGGTTGATTGTGGGAGATTTCAATGAAATTTGTTATGCATCTGATAAGATAGGAGGTCGTAATTTTACTTCATCTTTTCGCTCCTTTCTTGATACCTTCCTTAGCCAATCGGGATGCATAGATTTGGGGTTCACAGGAAACCCTTTCACTTGGCGTAACAAAAGAATGGGGTTAGCCTTTATAAGACAACGTCTAGATAGAGCTTTAGCCAATGATGACTGGAGAACCACCTTTCCAAGGGCAGGGGTATTCCACCTCCCCCAAATAAGATCTAACCACAATCCCATTTTGCTGAAACTGTGGACGGAATCCGCTAACAAGCCCAAACCATTCAGATTTGAGGAAGCTTGGACCCGAGACCACTCTAGTACTACCATTGTTAAAAATGCTTGGAATAAATTTGTGCCTGGTTCGAAGGCTTTTCAGCTTTCGtccaaaatcaaaattgtcaAAACCGGCCTCAGGAAGTGGAACAAAGACGTGTTTGGATTTTGCGATACTAACATTGAAGGGATCATgaagaaaattgaagaaatccAAACAAATCAAACTACTCTTGAAAccaaagaggaagaggagaatcTCATGGCAGAACTTGAAGAAAATCTTTTGAGAAAGGATCTTATATGGCGCCAAAAATCGAGGGAGCTATGGCTAAAACACGGAGACAGAAATTCCAAATTCTTTCACCTCTCAACAGTCATCCGACGCAGATCAAACCACATAGCTACCATCAAAGGAGACAATGGAGAATGGTGCCAATACCAGGACGAAATAGGCAATTACTTCTTAAAGAACTTCCAGGATCTCTTTACCACTTCCCAGCCTACAATTCCAGATGACATGGAAGGCCTGATAAACCAAACCATCACAGAAGCTTAG
- the LOC116189341 gene encoding chromatin structure-remodeling complex protein BSH, with translation MKLLPSSSSRTPVKFRIPTADNLVPIRLDIEIDGQRFKDAFTWNPADPDSEVVVFAKRTVKDLKLPPAFITQIAQSIQSQLTDFRSYEGQDMYAGEKIVPIKLDLRVNHSLIKDQFLWDMNNFESDPEEFARTFCRDMDIQDPEVGPAIAFAIREQLYEIAIQSVTSARESRLSKKGRRGFDYSPAIKSSGISLDLVKYFGHKSSVVRKRKDWDVFEPIVDILSSEEVGALEAREERNAR, from the exons ATGAAGCTTCTCCCGTCTTCGTCGTCCCGTACCCCCGTCAAGTTCAGGAT CCCCACGGCGGATAATCTGGTGCCGATCAGATTGGACATCGAAATCGACGGCCAGCGCTTCAAGGATGCCTTCACTTGGAATCCTGCGG ATCCTGATTCTGAAGTGGTCGTATTTGCTAAAAGGACAGTGAAAGATCTGAAGCTTCCCCCAGCATTTATAACCCAAATTGCTCAATCTATCCAG TCACAGTTGACGGACTTCCGATCATACGAGGGGCAAGATATGTATGCTGGAGAGAAAATTGTCCCTATAAAG cttGATTTAAGGGTTAATCACTCTCTTATTAAGGACCAATTTTTGTGG GATATGAACAACTTTGAAAGTGATCCTGAAGAATTTGCTCGAACATTTTGCAGGGACATGGATATCCAAGACCCAGAAGTTGGA CCTGCAATTGCATTTGCAATTAGGGAGCAACTTTACGAG ATCGCTATTCAAAGTGTCACTTCAGCAAGAGAAAGCCGATTGAGCAAAAAGGGTCGCCGTGGATTTGACTATTCTCCAGCAAT TAAATCAAGTGGCATCTCACTGGACTTGGTCAAATATTTTGGGCATAAATCTAGTGTGGTTAG GAAAAGGAAAGACTGGGATGTGTTCGAGCCGATTGTGGATATCCTTTCCAGCGAGGAAGTCGGTGCCCTAGAAGCAAGAGAAGAAAGGAATGCTCGGTGA